From Hymenobacter sediminicola:
CCTTGCTGGACGCGCAGTTTCCGGTGACAACGCCTGCTGACGAGCCCATCCTGAAAAATGCCCAGGACTACGCCGACCGCCTGGCCGTGCACGTCAATAGCCTGAACCGGGCGGTGAAGGAAGTCACGGGAAAGTCTACTACCACCCACTTGGCCGAACGGCTCGTGCACGAAGCTAAGACGCTGTTGCAGCACACCGACTGGCCCGTGGCCGACATTGCAGACCGCCTCGGCTTCGAGTATGCGACTTACTTCACTCGCTTCTTCAAGCAGCATACCGGCAGCACGCCGTTGGCCTTCCGCCATCCTGCTTGATTTGTATAAAAAGCTGTTCGACAGCTATTCGCCAACGACCTCAACTGACGGGCACTTTTACCACTTCACTCATTTAGCCAGCCTACCATGATACCAGCCAAAGGTTACGCAGCACAAAGCCCGACCACAGACCCCGCCCCTTGGAACTTCGAGCGCCGTGACGTCGGGCCGCACGATGTGCAGATTGAAATCTTGTTCTGCGGCGTCTGCCACTCCGACCTGCACCAAATCCGCAATGAGTGGTTTCCGGGCATCTTCCCGATGGTGCCGGGTCACGAAATCGTGGGCCGCATTACCAAAGTGGGCGAACATGTGAAGAAATTCAAAGTAGCTGAGTTGGCCGGCGTAGGCTGTATGGTAGATTCCTGCCAGGTCTGCGTAAACTGTAAGGACGGGCTGGAGCAATACTGTCTGGAAGGCAATACCCAGACTTACAACAACCTCGGCCGCGACGGAGCACCCACCTACGGCGGCTACTCCAACACCATTGTGGTGCGTGAGGAATTTGTGGTGCACGTATCGGAGAAGCTGGATCTGGCCGCGGTGGCCCCGCTGCTTTGTGCCGGCATCACCACATACTCGCCGCTACGCTACTGGAAAGTGGGTGCCGGCCATAAGCTGGCCGTGGTTGGGCTGGGCGGCCTGGGCCACATGGGTGTGAAGTTTGGTGTGGCCTTCGGCGCGGACGTGACCGTGCTGAGCACCTCCCCTTCTAAGGAAGCCGACGCTAAGGCCCTCGGTGCTCATCATTTCGTGGTGACCAAGGACGAAGCCCAGTTGGAAGCCGTAAAAGGCTCCTTTGACTTCATTCTCGACACCGTAGCAGCCGACCACGACATTCCGCTGTACCTGTCGCTGCTCAAAACCAGCGGCACCCACATCTTGGTTGGAGCTCCGCCTAAACCCATGGAAATTCCTGCCTTTGCACTTATTCCGGGCCGTAAAAGCGTGTCTGGCTCTACCATCGGCGGCATTGCCGAAACTCAGGAAATGTTGGATTTCTGCGCCGAGCACAACATCGTTTCCGATATCGAGCTGATTGACATCAAGGACATTGCCGCTGCTTATGAGCGGATGGTAAAAGGGGATGTGCGCTACCGCTTCGTCATCGACTTGGCTACGCTGTAACCACTACTAAACAGGCATGAAACGACCGTCGTTGCCACTACTGCTCCTATTGCTGCTGTTGAGTGGCACCGGGGCGTGTGAAAACGATTCCTCTGAGCCCGCCAATTTGCCTACGATGAGCACCCGACTTCGCATTCGGATTGGTTCCGACACCTTCACCGCTACCCTGTTCGACAATCCTTCTTCCGCGGCCTTCGTAGCCCGGCTGCCTCTCACCGTTGCAATGAGTGAGCTAAACAGCAACGAGAAGTATTACGACTTCGCGACTGGCCTGCCAACCAATGCCACCAATCCTGGCACCATTCAGGCAGGCGATTTGATGCTGTATGGTAGTGAAACACTGGTTCTGTTTTACAAAAGCGTTGCCACCTCCTACCGCTACACACGGCTAGGGCGCATTGATAACCCCGCGAGACTAGCGGCGGCTCTGGGGGCTGGCAGCGTCACCGTAACATTCGAACTATAAGTGCGGCAACCCGCGCACTTGCTCACGTGCAGCAGACGCAGGACACGGGCATTTTGCTCTTCACTAATAGCCTAGCAAGGACAGCAACGACCATTTACCGACTATCGACCGGGTCTTTCAAAGCCATGAAGAATCTACCAAAAACAATTTTTGAGCGGGATTTGGCTGGTGAAATCATCCGGCTCGACGACCCAGAATACCCGCAGATTTACGCCGTCATTCGCAAAGCCATCCATATTACCTCTCAACTCAATTCTATGATGGTGGATGATGAGGACGAGGTTCGGCGCGTTTTCAGCGAGCTGATCAACCAAGAGGTAGACAAAACCTTTTTCCTGATTCCGCCTTTCTACACGGACTTCGGCCACAACATCCGGATTGGCAAAAACGTGTTCGTGAATTTCGACTGCGTGTTCATGGACCGTGGCGGAATTACATTGGAAGACAACGTCTTGGTGGGTCCGAAAGTGAGTCTGATTACTACCAACCACCCACTGGAGCCCGCGCAACGTAAAAGCACCTATTCCAAGCCTATTCTTATACAGAAGAATGCCTGGATTGGGGCTAATGCCACGGTCATGCCCGGCATTACCATCGGAGAAAATGCGGTAGTAGCGGCTGGTGCAGTTGTCACGAAGGATGTGGCGGCCAACACTATTGTAGCGGGCGTACCGGCCCGTGTGGTAAAGAAAATCTAACGTATACTCATGCTTGGCGGGCCAAACCGGCGCTTTCTACCTGCCTTTATTTCCTTTTCGTCATGAATACTGAACCCGAAAACGCAAGTCCTCACGATGACTCGCGACGCACGTTTCTTAAACAGTCGACGCTGCTGACTGCCATGGCTCTGGTGCCGGGCCCGGTAGTATCGGCTGCCGAGGCCAAGTTGGACGAGCGGGTGGCTGAGGCCATTGAGCAAGTACCGCTGAGCCTGAAAGTGAATGGCAAAAAGCTGAAGCTTTCGGTAGAACCCCGCACGACGCTACTCGACCTGTTGCGTGAGCAACTGCACCTGAACGGCACTAAAAAAGGCTGCGACTATGGCCAGTGTGGGGCCTGCACTGTGCACGTGGATGGCCAGCGGGTAAACAGCTGTCTGAGCTTCGCGGTGATGCACGACGGCAAGGAAATCACCACCATTGAGGGCCTAGCCGACGGCGACAAGCTGCACCCCATGCAGGAGGCGTTTGTGAAGCACGACGGCTTTCAGTGTGGCTACTGCACGCCCGGCCAGATTATGAGTGCCGTGGCCTGTGTGCGTGAAGGCCACGCCGGCTCTGAAGGTGAAATACGGGAGTATATGAGTGGCAACATCTGCCGCTGCGGAGCTTACTCAAACATCGTGGCGGCCATCCAGGACGTGAAGAAGGGAGGACAAAAGGTATGAACCAGTTCCAGTACAGCCGCCCTACCAAGCAGCAGGCCGCCATCGACGCAGTTGCCAAGGACCCCAATGCCGCCTTTATTGCGGGTGGCACCAACCTCGTGGATTTGATGAAACGCGGGGTAACAAGCCCGCAGAAGCTGGTTGACATCAACCGCCTGCCATTAGGCAAGATTGAGTCCCAGAACAACGGATTGCGTATTGGCGCTCTGGCCCTGAACTCGGCCGTAGCTGAGGACCGGCAGGTGCGTGAGAAGCAGCCGCTCCTAGCCTTAGCCCTGAATGCCGGAGCCTCGCCGCAGCTGCGCAATATGGCTACCGTAGGTGGAAACATGCTGCAGCGCACCCGTTGCGCTTACTTCTACGATACTACCATGCCGTGCAACAAGCGCCAACCCGGTACCGGCTGCGGCGCGCTGGAAGGCGTTAACCGGATGCACGCCATCTTCGGCTTTTCAGATAAGTGTATTGCCGTGCACCCCTCCGATATGAGCGTGGCGCTGGTAGCCCTAGATGCAGTGGTGCAGGTAAGTGGCCCTAAAGGCAACCGCAGCATTCCCTTCGCCGACTTCCACCGCCTGCCCGGCGACACGCCCGAAAAGGACACTAATCTTGCGCCTGGGGAGCTGATAACAGCCGTGGACGTGCCGGATGGTCCTTTCACCAAGCATGTGCACTACCAAAAGGTGCGCGAGCGGGCCAGCTACGCTTTTGCGTTGCTTTCCGTAGCAGCAGCGCTGGACATCGACGGCAGCAATATTATTAAAGCGGCGCGGCTGGCCATGGGCGGCGTGGCCCATAAGCCCTGGCGTCTCACAACTGCTGAGCAGATGTTAGTTGGCAAGCCGGCTACCGAAGAAACATTCCGGCAGGCGGCCGATGTGGCTATGCAGGGCGCCAAGTCTTTCAAGCACAATGCCTATAAGCTCAAGCTTGGCCCTAATGCAATTGTCCAGGCGCTTAAAACCGCCGCAGCCGCTTAACCCCGATTTTGTTATGAAAACCCCAGAAAAGCAAATCGGAGCGCCGATGAACCGGGTAGATGGCCGCCTGAAAGTGACCGGTGCGGCCACCTATTCGGCTGAATACGAGCTGCCCGGCATCACCTATGCCGTGCTCGTGGGCAGCGCCATCACCAAAGGCCGCATTACGGGCATCGACAGCAAGGCCGCTGAGCGAGCCCCTGGCGTGCTGGCCGTCATCACCCACTTCAACTCGCCCAAAGTACCGGGCTTCGATACGGCAGGCAAGGACCCGTCTCAGCCGGCCACAGTTGGCGGGCCGATTAAGATATTTCACGACGATAAAATTCGCTTCAACGACCAGCCAATTGCCATTGTGGTGGCCGATACGCTGGAGCGGGCCCGCTTTGCTGCACGGCTGGTAAAAGGGCAGTACGCACCGGAAAAGCACCAGACCAACCTGGAGGCCAGCAAGCCCCAGGCTTTCCTCCCAACTTCGGCCAAGAAGAATCCGAAGAACCCCATGAACGACTACCAGCGGGGAAAGGCGGATGCGTATAAGGCTGGCGCTATCAAGCTGGAACAGGACTATGTGATTCCGACCGAGGTGCACCATCCGATGGAGCTCCAGGCCATTACGGCGCACTGGGAAGCGCCCGACCGCCTAACAATTTACGACAAGACGCAGGGCACCATGGCCACCCGGCGCGACTTTGCCAAAGAATGGGGCTTGCCCGAAGAAAACGTAAAGGTCATTGCCACATTCGTGGGCGGTGCTTTCGGCAACGCGCTGCACAGCTGGCCCCACGAGTCAGCTGCCATCATGGCGGCTAAAGTGGTGAATAGGCCGGTGAAGCTGATGCTGACCCGCGAGCAGATGTTCACGATGGTGGGCTACCGGCCCTACACTTGGCAGAAAATTGGGATGAGCGCCACGGCTGATGGCAAAATCACGGCTATTACGCACGAGAGCATCGGCCAGACGTCCAGCTACGAGGAGTTCACCGAATCGACGCTGGCCCAGACGCGCATGATGTATCAGTCGCCTAATCTGACCACGCGCTACCGTCTGGCCTCCCTTGATATCGGCTCGCCCATCTGGATGCGCGGCCCGGGCGAGGCGACCGGCGCGTTTGCGCTGGAGTCCGCTATGGATGAAATGGCGCACCAGTTGGGCATTGATCCGCTGGAATTCCGGCTGCGCAACTACACCGATACTGACCCCGAAAACGGCAAGCCGTGGAGCACTAAGTTTTTGAAGGAATGCTACCAACTGGGTGCTGACCGTATTGGTTGGAACAAGCGCCAGCTGAAGCCCGGCAGCGTACGAGACGGCGACTGGCAGGTGGGCTACGGCATGGGCGTGGGTACGTTCGGGGCGCACCGGGGCGCGGCTACTGTAGGCGCCCAGCTGTTGCCCAATGGCACGGTGCTGCTCCAGTGTGCCACCACCGACATTGGCCCGGGCACCGGCACCGTAATGACGCAAATTGCGGCCGACACGCTTGGTATGGACCCGCAGAAAATCCGGTTCGAGTTGGGCAACTCTTCTTTCCCGAAGGCGGGCACGCAAGGTGGCTCCTCCACTGTGAATAGCGTGGGTCCGGCCACGCAGCAGGCCTGCCTGGCCCTGAAGGACAAGCTGCGGCAGTTGGCGGCGGTAGGCAGCGCGGCTTTTGCCTCGGCTAAGAAAGAGGATATCATCCTGACAGATGGGTACCTCACGCTGGCCAGTAACTCCACTGCCCGCGTACCCTACGCCGAATTATTGAAGCAAGCCGGCGGCACAGCCGTAGCTGTGGAAGCCAAGCCCGATGGTGCCGGTCAGAAGTATTCCATGTACTCGTTTTCGGTACATTTTGCCGAGGTGCGGGTGCATGTGCTTACCGGCGAGGTGCGGGTGAGCAAACTGGTTTCCTGCGCCGATGCAGGCACCATCGTTAACGAGAAAACCGCCGCCAACCAGATGAAAGGCGGCGCGGTAGGCGGTATTGGCATGGCCCTGATGGAGCATGCCATCATCGACGACCGGTACGGCCGCTACATCACCAAAGACTTCGCCGATTATCACGTCCCGGTAAATGCCGACTCGCCCGACATTCAGGTGGCATTTGTGAACCAGCCTGACCCGCACGTCAACGCGTTGGGCACGAAGGGCATTGGGGAAATTGCCACTATTGGTGTGGCTCCTGCTATTGCCAATGCGGTGTTCAATGCCACCGGCAAGCGGGTGCGGGAGTTGCCCATCACCCCCGACAAGCTGGTGTAGATGGGTGAAGCTCTTGGCACTAGGTTCAAGTTTATCAGGTAGTTTGCCTGCTAAATAGTGCAGCAGCATGTACAGTTTTCCCGCTTACGCCTTCATATGGTTTTCTAGCATCAGTCGGGTATTCCGGTCACTTTCTGGTGCAGCGTTGAATCCCATCAGTTGAAGATCTTGCGAGGATTTTACCCGCTATTCGGCGAACAGCTACTAATGCAGTAGCGGAGCCCATTATGTTGGTATGGCTGTGACTTGCGTAAATTGCGCCGGTACCAGCAGATTCGCCGGTGAAATAAACATTCAGGTTCCAGAGTAGCCATTTGCGCAAAGCTGGTTTCGGAAACAAGTACGTGGTGTATGATGAGCAACACTTGCTCGGATTATATCAGAACCTGACTACACCTTACTCCCTTCCAGTTCGCTGGACTCAACGATAGAAGAGCATATGTTTGACATGATGGGCATGATGGGCAAAATGAAAGAGTTGCAGGAGAAAATGCAGCAGGCCCAGCAGGAAATGCAGTTTGTGACGGCCACCGGCGAAGCGGGTGGCGGCCTTGTGCGCGCCACCGCCAACGGTCAGCGCCGCGTGATTAAGCTTGAAATTGATGAAACCCTCCTCTCCGACCGGGAAATGCTGTCGGACCTAGTAGTGGCGGCCGTGAACAAGGCCCTGGATGAAGCCGGCGACAAAGCCAAGGAGGAGCTAAAGCGCAAGACCAGCGGCCTGATCCCGAATATTCCTGGCCTCGACCTCGGCGGTTTTGGCCTCTAGCAGCATTTCAACGCCAATTTCTGCTGTAACCGGTATTGCTGACGCCTGCGCCGATGTAGCCGTAGTAATACTGAACTGGAATGGTGCGGCCCTGCTGCGTCAGTTTTTGCCATCGGTGCTGGCCTACAGCAATGCGGCACAGATTATCGTCGTTGACAATGCCTCAACGGATGACTCCGTGGCCGTTCTGGCACAGGAGTTTCCGCAAGTGAAGCTACTTGCGCATGCCGCCAACTTAGGCTTTTGTGAGGGCTATAATCAGGCCCTTAGCCAACTGGCACCCGATATCCGGTATGCGGTGCTGCTCAACTCCGATGTGGCCGTGACGCCGGGCTGGTTGCAGCCCATACGTCAGCTCCTGGAAGCACGCCCTGCCGTAGCGGCCGTTCAGCCCAAAATACGGGCCCACGCGCAGCCGGAATTGTTCGAATACGCCGGAGCTGGTGGCGGCTACCTCGACCGGCTGGGCTACCCCTTTTGCCGTGGCCGCCTCTTCGACACCCTGGAACACGACCACGGCCAGTATGATGATGCACGACCGGTAGCCTGGGCTACTGGGGCTTGCATGGCGGTGCGCCTGAGCGCCTGGCGTGCGCTAGACGGGCTGGAACCGGAATTCTTCGCGCACATGGAGGAAATAGACCTATGTTGGCGCCTCTGGAATGCCGGCCATGAGGTGTGGTACCACGGTGGCAGCACGGTGTACCACGTTGGGGGCGGCACCCTGCACAAATCCAACCCACGCAAAACCTACCTCAACTTCCGCAACGGGCTGGCGCTAGTCTATAAAAACACGCATGCATCGGAGCTGGCCAGCACTTTGGCTACCCGTCTTGTGCTGGATTGGGTGGCGGCGCTGCGCCTGCTGCTGCAGGGCGAATCGGCGGATGCCCGCGCCATCCTGCGGGCTCACCGTGACTTCTACCGCCGCCTCCCCTATTGGAAGCAGAAGCGCCGCCAGTATCCGCCGCGCCTCACGCAGCAGCGGCCGGGCGTGTATCGGGGCAGTCTGGTGTGGGCATATTTCGGGCAGGGCAAACGGAAATTTTCGGAACTGGATACTCGCTTGCTTTCCTGATTTTGGCGGCAGATTCTGCTATTGCGAAGTAGCTAAAATGGGCTGTTCACAAAAAAGCCTGCCCTTTAATGAGAGCAGGCACCTAAAGAAGCCAACATGCACGTTATAAATCCCAGACCGTGCTGCGCTGCCGGCGCATGGCACGCCGCACGTTCATCCAGAAGGCAAGAGCGAAGTACAGCACAATGGGCGAGCCAAAGGTGAAGAACGAAGCGTATACGAAGGAAAGCCGGACACTGCTGGAAGAGAAGCCCAACCGGTTGCCCAAAGCATTGCATACCCCGAAGCTCTGCTTTTCGATGTAGTCGGTAAGACGTTTCATAGCATCCTGTTGTAAAGACTGAGTGTTGCTAACCTGGTACAAAATAACAAGATACGTGTGCCTGAGCAAGCTCAAGCGGTGCAAATTCCTTCCAAGATACGTCTCCCGTACGCGGTTTTCCGTTTGTTGTCTGAAATTCCGCCCCGATACTCTGCTTATGAGAAGCCTTTCGCACCTGATTTCGCCCACCTTGCTTCTGGTTGTAGCCGGTACGCTGCCCGGTTGTACGCTACCTAAGATGTTGAAGGTTGCGCAAAGCGGTCAGCAAGTGAGCGTGCAGCCTTCGGTGCTGGAAAGCAACGGCGAAAATGTGCTGTTTGAGGTAACGGCCCGCGTGCCGGCTAAGCACCTGAAAAAAGGCGCGGCCTACGGCCTCAATCTGCGCTACGTCTATGATAATGGCCTGCGCGAAGACACGCTGGGTCGCCTTTCCTTCGTATCAGGCGAGTATGTGTACGATGAGGAAAAAAAGGACCAGTTGGTCCTCAAAAAGCAGCTCTCTTTCCCCTACACTCCGGCCAAAAGCCCCGGCGAACTACTGGCCCTCCCCGAAGCCCGCGAGTTGAAGGCAAAAGGCAAGCGGGTGAAAGGCAAGGAG
This genomic window contains:
- a CDS encoding (2Fe-2S)-binding protein, which produces MNTEPENASPHDDSRRTFLKQSTLLTAMALVPGPVVSAAEAKLDERVAEAIEQVPLSLKVNGKKLKLSVEPRTTLLDLLREQLHLNGTKKGCDYGQCGACTVHVDGQRVNSCLSFAVMHDGKEITTIEGLADGDKLHPMQEAFVKHDGFQCGYCTPGQIMSAVACVREGHAGSEGEIREYMSGNICRCGAYSNIVAAIQDVKKGGQKV
- a CDS encoding FAD binding domain-containing protein: MNQFQYSRPTKQQAAIDAVAKDPNAAFIAGGTNLVDLMKRGVTSPQKLVDINRLPLGKIESQNNGLRIGALALNSAVAEDRQVREKQPLLALALNAGASPQLRNMATVGGNMLQRTRCAYFYDTTMPCNKRQPGTGCGALEGVNRMHAIFGFSDKCIAVHPSDMSVALVALDAVVQVSGPKGNRSIPFADFHRLPGDTPEKDTNLAPGELITAVDVPDGPFTKHVHYQKVRERASYAFALLSVAAALDIDGSNIIKAARLAMGGVAHKPWRLTTAEQMLVGKPATEETFRQAADVAMQGAKSFKHNAYKLKLGPNAIVQALKTAAAA
- a CDS encoding NAD(P)-dependent alcohol dehydrogenase; amino-acid sequence: MIPAKGYAAQSPTTDPAPWNFERRDVGPHDVQIEILFCGVCHSDLHQIRNEWFPGIFPMVPGHEIVGRITKVGEHVKKFKVAELAGVGCMVDSCQVCVNCKDGLEQYCLEGNTQTYNNLGRDGAPTYGGYSNTIVVREEFVVHVSEKLDLAAVAPLLCAGITTYSPLRYWKVGAGHKLAVVGLGGLGHMGVKFGVAFGADVTVLSTSPSKEADAKALGAHHFVVTKDEAQLEAVKGSFDFILDTVAADHDIPLYLSLLKTSGTHILVGAPPKPMEIPAFALIPGRKSVSGSTIGGIAETQEMLDFCAEHNIVSDIELIDIKDIAAAYERMVKGDVRYRFVIDLATL
- a CDS encoding glycosyltransferase family 2 protein is translated as MASSSISTPISAVTGIADACADVAVVILNWNGAALLRQFLPSVLAYSNAAQIIVVDNASTDDSVAVLAQEFPQVKLLAHAANLGFCEGYNQALSQLAPDIRYAVLLNSDVAVTPGWLQPIRQLLEARPAVAAVQPKIRAHAQPELFEYAGAGGGYLDRLGYPFCRGRLFDTLEHDHGQYDDARPVAWATGACMAVRLSAWRALDGLEPEFFAHMEEIDLCWRLWNAGHEVWYHGGSTVYHVGGGTLHKSNPRKTYLNFRNGLALVYKNTHASELASTLATRLVLDWVAALRLLLQGESADARAILRAHRDFYRRLPYWKQKRRQYPPRLTQQRPGVYRGSLVWAYFGQGKRKFSELDTRLLS
- a CDS encoding PspC domain-containing protein — encoded protein: MKRLTDYIEKQSFGVCNALGNRLGFSSSSVRLSFVYASFFTFGSPIVLYFALAFWMNVRRAMRRQRSTVWDL
- a CDS encoding cyclophilin-like fold protein, coding for MKRPSLPLLLLLLLLSGTGACENDSSEPANLPTMSTRLRIRIGSDTFTATLFDNPSSAAFVARLPLTVAMSELNSNEKYYDFATGLPTNATNPGTIQAGDLMLYGSETLVLFYKSVATSYRYTRLGRIDNPARLAAALGAGSVTVTFEL
- a CDS encoding YbaB/EbfC family nucleoid-associated protein, which codes for MFDMMGMMGKMKELQEKMQQAQQEMQFVTATGEAGGGLVRATANGQRRVIKLEIDETLLSDREMLSDLVVAAVNKALDEAGDKAKEELKRKTSGLIPNIPGLDLGGFGL
- a CDS encoding DapH/DapD/GlmU-related protein; translated protein: MKNLPKTIFERDLAGEIIRLDDPEYPQIYAVIRKAIHITSQLNSMMVDDEDEVRRVFSELINQEVDKTFFLIPPFYTDFGHNIRIGKNVFVNFDCVFMDRGGITLEDNVLVGPKVSLITTNHPLEPAQRKSTYSKPILIQKNAWIGANATVMPGITIGENAVVAAGAVVTKDVAANTIVAGVPARVVKKI
- a CDS encoding xanthine dehydrogenase family protein molybdopterin-binding subunit, which codes for MKTPEKQIGAPMNRVDGRLKVTGAATYSAEYELPGITYAVLVGSAITKGRITGIDSKAAERAPGVLAVITHFNSPKVPGFDTAGKDPSQPATVGGPIKIFHDDKIRFNDQPIAIVVADTLERARFAARLVKGQYAPEKHQTNLEASKPQAFLPTSAKKNPKNPMNDYQRGKADAYKAGAIKLEQDYVIPTEVHHPMELQAITAHWEAPDRLTIYDKTQGTMATRRDFAKEWGLPEENVKVIATFVGGAFGNALHSWPHESAAIMAAKVVNRPVKLMLTREQMFTMVGYRPYTWQKIGMSATADGKITAITHESIGQTSSYEEFTESTLAQTRMMYQSPNLTTRYRLASLDIGSPIWMRGPGEATGAFALESAMDEMAHQLGIDPLEFRLRNYTDTDPENGKPWSTKFLKECYQLGADRIGWNKRQLKPGSVRDGDWQVGYGMGVGTFGAHRGAATVGAQLLPNGTVLLQCATTDIGPGTGTVMTQIAADTLGMDPQKIRFELGNSSFPKAGTQGGSSTVNSVGPATQQACLALKDKLRQLAAVGSAAFASAKKEDIILTDGYLTLASNSTARVPYAELLKQAGGTAVAVEAKPDGAGQKYSMYSFSVHFAEVRVHVLTGEVRVSKLVSCADAGTIVNEKTAANQMKGGAVGGIGMALMEHAIIDDRYGRYITKDFADYHVPVNADSPDIQVAFVNQPDPHVNALGTKGIGEIATIGVAPAIANAVFNATGKRVRELPITPDKLV